A portion of the Burkholderia pseudomultivorans genome contains these proteins:
- a CDS encoding alpha/beta fold hydrolase: MTVARPDSTQPRRFTVDDLLSLDDFQRYYGRTCALSPDGGSICFAVIRPLGDALRFDRPYLGGLDRAELYLFVFAERTLRRLAGDVRTGRACGSPSWSPDGRWIAAVALSADDDAAHAVLIEPATAAVTPITTSRSLDLSPLDRDGPFTWLADGRVALPLLAQGAAPIATHLHRRLFTNARHAWEANALGRRPTADVLDSRSFANAPGERTPDWWAFDPVAGTLRALSPDECAQAALSRASLPDEAPAETDADAADDTQTPTAADGVRVERVPPEPDRRYVACIEHGRDATRLAVRLADAQDDATVVFETNRQLAGIATGTAHRLPCRGVEPGRPRFVDVLLPPDYADAPLPAVVWVYPHEKTARHPHMFHEPDCPLPFNLQLFAAHGFAVIDVNMRSVLGVDPASMADRMLDDVRAAVDAAAAAGYVDRDRLHLYGHSLGGWAAMMLLARTPMFRSGISSAGISDAAALYASLDPRLRYETGDDERPERFALLGKTLADNSWRLDATPWSRPDAYHALSPSLHAARITTPLLLIHGDADYVPLEQSERMFAALTHLKRDVRLIRYWGDDHVPQSPANLADRHRRMIDWLRHA; this comes from the coding sequence GTGACAGTCGCCCGCCCCGATTCCACGCAACCCCGCCGCTTCACCGTCGACGACCTGCTGTCGCTCGACGATTTCCAGCGCTACTACGGCCGCACCTGCGCGCTGTCGCCCGACGGCGGCTCGATCTGCTTCGCCGTCATCCGTCCGCTGGGCGACGCGCTGCGCTTCGACCGCCCCTACCTCGGCGGTCTCGATCGCGCCGAGCTCTATCTGTTCGTCTTTGCCGAGCGCACGCTGCGCCGGCTCGCGGGCGACGTGCGGACCGGACGCGCATGCGGGTCGCCGTCGTGGTCGCCCGACGGACGATGGATCGCCGCGGTCGCGCTGTCGGCCGACGACGACGCCGCGCACGCGGTGCTGATCGAGCCGGCGACGGCGGCCGTGACGCCGATCACGACCTCGCGCAGCCTCGACCTCTCCCCGCTCGATCGCGACGGCCCGTTCACCTGGCTCGCGGACGGCCGGGTCGCACTGCCGCTGCTGGCGCAAGGCGCCGCACCGATCGCGACGCACCTGCACCGCCGCCTGTTTACGAACGCGCGCCATGCGTGGGAAGCCAACGCGCTCGGCCGGCGGCCGACAGCCGATGTGCTCGACAGCCGGTCGTTCGCCAACGCGCCCGGCGAACGGACGCCCGACTGGTGGGCGTTCGACCCGGTCGCCGGCACGCTACGCGCGCTGTCGCCGGACGAATGCGCGCAGGCCGCGCTGTCGCGCGCGTCGCTGCCGGACGAAGCGCCGGCCGAGACCGACGCCGACGCCGCCGACGACACACAAACGCCGACCGCCGCCGACGGCGTACGCGTCGAACGCGTGCCGCCGGAACCGGACCGCCGATATGTCGCGTGCATCGAACACGGCCGCGACGCCACGCGGCTGGCGGTGCGGCTGGCCGACGCGCAAGACGACGCGACGGTCGTATTCGAAACGAACCGCCAGCTGGCCGGCATCGCGACCGGCACCGCGCACCGGCTTCCGTGTCGCGGCGTGGAACCGGGCCGCCCGCGCTTCGTCGACGTGCTGCTGCCGCCCGATTACGCGGACGCGCCGCTGCCCGCGGTCGTCTGGGTGTATCCACACGAGAAAACCGCGCGCCATCCGCACATGTTCCACGAACCGGACTGCCCGCTGCCGTTCAACCTCCAGCTGTTCGCCGCCCACGGCTTCGCCGTGATCGACGTCAACATGCGCAGCGTGCTCGGCGTCGATCCTGCATCGATGGCGGACAGGATGCTCGACGACGTTCGCGCGGCCGTCGACGCGGCGGCCGCCGCCGGATACGTCGATCGCGACCGGCTGCACCTGTACGGCCACAGCCTCGGCGGCTGGGCCGCGATGATGCTGCTCGCGCGCACGCCGATGTTCCGTTCGGGGATATCGAGCGCGGGCATCAGCGACGCGGCGGCGCTTTACGCGTCGCTCGATCCGCGTCTGCGCTACGAAACGGGCGACGACGAGCGCCCCGAGCGCTTCGCGCTGCTCGGCAAGACGCTCGCCGACAACAGCTGGCGCCTCGATGCGACCCCGTGGAGCCGCCCGGACGCCTATCACGCGCTCAGCCCGAGCCTGCACGCGGCGCGGATCACGACGCCGCTGCTGCTGATTCACGGCGATGCCGACTACGTGCCGCTCGAGCAAAGCGAACGGATGTTCGCAGCGCTCACGCATCTGAAGCGCGACGTGCGGCTGATCCGCTACTGGGGCGACGATCACGTGCCGCAATCGCCGGCCAACCTTGCGGACCGCCACCGACGGATGATCGACTGGCTGCGGCACGCATGA
- the ribBA gene encoding bifunctional 3,4-dihydroxy-2-butanone-4-phosphate synthase/GTP cyclohydrolase II, giving the protein MTLASTPDIIAELKAGRMVILVDEEDRENEGDLVIAAEFVTPEAINFMARYGRGLICLTLTQERCKQLQLPLMTYRNGTQYGTAFTVSIEAAEGVTTGISAADRAHTIATAVAHDVRPEHIVQPGHVFPIMAQPGGVLVRAGHTEAGCDFTALAGLTPAAVICEIIKDDGTMARLPDLIEFAQQHDLKIGTIADLIHYRSRTESIIERIAERTMQTAHGTFRAVLYRDQPTGSPHIALVRGTPAPELDTPVRVHEPLSVLDLLETGVSTHSWTLDAAMREIAERDLGVIVLLNCGDTKEHLIDVFKAFDEEEKAAALKRRPVDFKTFGIGAQILRDVGVGKMQVLSNPRKLGSMSGYGLEVTGFVPMPGAEAKSCPAPHA; this is encoded by the coding sequence ATGACGCTCGCCTCCACGCCCGACATCATCGCCGAGCTCAAAGCCGGCCGGATGGTGATCCTCGTCGACGAAGAAGACCGCGAAAACGAAGGCGACCTCGTGATCGCCGCCGAATTCGTCACGCCGGAAGCGATCAACTTCATGGCCAGGTACGGCCGCGGGCTGATTTGTCTGACCTTGACGCAGGAACGCTGCAAGCAGCTGCAACTGCCGCTGATGACCTATCGCAACGGCACGCAGTACGGCACCGCGTTTACGGTCAGCATCGAAGCGGCCGAAGGCGTGACGACCGGCATCTCGGCCGCCGACCGCGCGCACACGATCGCCACGGCGGTCGCGCACGACGTGCGCCCCGAGCACATCGTGCAGCCGGGCCACGTGTTCCCGATCATGGCGCAGCCGGGCGGCGTGCTGGTGCGCGCCGGCCACACCGAAGCCGGCTGCGACTTCACGGCGCTCGCCGGCCTCACGCCGGCCGCGGTGATCTGCGAGATCATCAAGGACGACGGCACGATGGCGCGCCTGCCCGACCTGATCGAGTTCGCGCAGCAGCACGACCTGAAGATCGGCACGATCGCCGACCTGATCCATTACCGCAGCCGCACCGAATCGATCATCGAGCGGATCGCCGAGCGCACGATGCAGACGGCCCACGGCACGTTCCGCGCGGTGCTGTACCGCGACCAGCCGACCGGCTCGCCGCACATCGCGCTGGTGCGCGGCACGCCGGCGCCGGAGCTCGACACGCCGGTGCGCGTGCACGAGCCGCTGTCGGTGCTCGACCTGCTCGAAACGGGCGTGTCGACGCACTCGTGGACGCTCGACGCCGCGATGCGCGAGATCGCCGAACGCGATCTCGGCGTGATCGTGCTGCTCAACTGCGGCGACACGAAGGAACATCTGATCGACGTCTTCAAGGCGTTCGACGAGGAAGAGAAGGCCGCCGCGCTGAAGCGCCGGCCGGTCGATTTCAAGACGTTCGGCATCGGCGCGCAGATCCTGCGCGATGTCGGCGTCGGCAAGATGCAGGTGCTGTCGAATCCGCGCAAGCTGGGCAGCATGTCGGGCTACGGTCTCGAGGTCACGGGCTTCGTCCCGATGCCCGGCGCCGAAGCCAAGTCCTGCCCGGCGCCGCACGCGTAA
- a CDS encoding Rossmann-like and DUF2520 domain-containing protein gives MSLPDTPRLGFIGAGRLAHCVARRFAQAGFPVVAIASRTPESARALAAHIDGCMAFDTPQQVVDAADLIFLTVPDDHLAATAATLRFDTARAARQALVHCSGASAVDLLDPAKRQGAATGGFHPLYLFGGSDADLARIDGCSVTIEADGALHATLLRLVAALGCHPLSIPAGGRMLYHAAAHYAASFALCGLAEAVELWRGVGFDEQAALRALLPMLAGTIETARDKGLANALAGPVSRGDTGIVERQLALLDARGGDHAMLYALLTRRAIALAAKRAAPPASLPALAEVVEASLARAAAPPSPPRDEA, from the coding sequence ATGTCCCTCCCCGACACACCTCGCCTCGGCTTCATCGGCGCCGGCCGCCTCGCGCACTGCGTCGCGCGGCGCTTCGCCCAGGCCGGTTTTCCCGTCGTCGCGATCGCGAGCCGCACGCCCGAATCTGCGCGGGCGCTCGCCGCGCACATCGACGGCTGCATGGCGTTCGACACGCCGCAGCAGGTGGTCGACGCCGCCGACCTGATCTTCCTGACCGTGCCCGACGACCATCTCGCCGCGACCGCCGCCACGCTGCGTTTCGACACGGCGCGCGCCGCGCGGCAGGCGCTCGTCCATTGCAGCGGCGCGTCGGCCGTCGACCTGCTCGATCCGGCGAAACGGCAGGGTGCGGCCACCGGCGGCTTTCACCCGCTCTACCTGTTCGGCGGCAGCGACGCCGATCTGGCGCGCATCGACGGCTGCTCGGTCACGATCGAAGCCGACGGCGCGCTGCACGCGACGCTGCTGCGTCTTGTCGCCGCACTCGGCTGCCATCCGCTGTCGATTCCGGCCGGCGGCAGGATGCTCTATCACGCGGCCGCGCACTATGCGGCGAGCTTCGCGCTGTGCGGACTCGCGGAAGCGGTCGAGCTGTGGCGCGGCGTCGGCTTCGACGAGCAGGCCGCGCTGCGCGCGCTGCTGCCGATGCTGGCCGGCACGATCGAGACCGCCCGCGACAAGGGGCTCGCGAACGCGCTTGCCGGCCCCGTGTCGCGCGGCGATACGGGCATCGTCGAGCGGCAGCTCGCGCTGCTCGACGCGCGCGGCGGCGATCACGCCATGCTCTATGCGCTGCTGACGCGCCGTGCGATCGCGCTCGCGGCGAAGCGCGCCGCCCCGCCGGCGTCGCTGCCGGCGCTGGCCGAAGTCGTCGAGGCGTCGCTCGCGCGCGCGGCCGCGCCCCCCTCCCCGCCGCGCGACGAGGCGTGA
- a CDS encoding LysE family translocator gives MSFPPASMLSDGFFLSLSLCLDIGLVNVAMLSLTLSHGFRPGFWLGVGSCVGDLVYAALALAGMAVLLQFEAVRWIVWIGGGAVLLFLTCKMAREALAPAAGPGDDKDAAPPPRASARRSFMRGMLLAMSSPSAILWFAAVGGALIAKAGATTPATASVFLSGFFLGGLAWTLFMCTLASQGRKRAGAGLMRACHVASALLFAYFSYSVIVGGYRDLIVHAA, from the coding sequence ATGAGTTTCCCGCCCGCCTCGATGCTGTCCGACGGTTTCTTCCTGTCGCTGTCGCTGTGTCTCGACATCGGCCTCGTCAATGTCGCGATGCTGTCGCTGACGCTGTCGCACGGCTTCCGGCCGGGCTTCTGGCTCGGCGTCGGCTCGTGCGTCGGCGATCTCGTCTACGCGGCGCTCGCGCTGGCGGGGATGGCCGTGCTGTTGCAGTTCGAGGCGGTCCGCTGGATCGTCTGGATCGGCGGCGGCGCGGTGCTGCTGTTCCTCACCTGCAAGATGGCGCGCGAAGCGCTGGCGCCGGCCGCCGGGCCCGGCGACGACAAGGACGCCGCGCCGCCGCCGCGCGCGAGCGCGCGGCGCAGCTTCATGCGCGGGATGCTGCTCGCGATGTCGTCGCCGAGCGCGATCCTGTGGTTCGCGGCGGTCGGCGGCGCGCTGATCGCCAAGGCCGGCGCGACCACGCCGGCGACGGCGTCGGTGTTCCTGTCGGGCTTCTTCCTCGGCGGCCTCGCGTGGACGCTGTTCATGTGCACGCTCGCGAGCCAGGGCCGCAAGCGCGCGGGCGCGGGGCTGATGCGCGCATGCCATGTCGCATCGGCGCTGCTGTTCGCGTATTTCTCGTACAGCGTGATCGTCGGCGGCTACCGCGACCTCATCGTGCACGCGGCCTGA
- a CDS encoding pyridoxal phosphate-dependent aminotransferase, producing the protein MNTTADSLVKLASRVDAIQPFYVMELMKEAQQLESSGRDVIHMGIGEPDFTAPEPVVEAAAAALRRGVTQYTSALGIAPLREAIAAHYARAYGLTIGPERIVVTAGASAALLLACLALVGRDDEVLMPDPSYPCNRHFVAAAEGRPVLVPSGPDARFQLTADDVRTRWNDRTRGVLLASPSNPTGTSLEPDEMRQIVEAVRARGGFTIVDEIYQGLSYDAPPVSALSFGDDVVTVNSFSKYFSMTGWRLGWLVVPPALVGTFEKLSQNLFICPSALAQHAALACFEPAALDIYEARRVEFKRRRDFIAPALERLGFTVPVMPDGAFYVYAHCGGVAHPAAGDSAALTQAMLHDAGVVLVPGMDFGVHAPRDYIRLSYATAYSRLEEAVERLATLFGQR; encoded by the coding sequence ATGAATACCACCGCCGATTCGCTCGTCAAGCTCGCATCACGCGTCGACGCGATCCAGCCCTTCTACGTGATGGAACTGATGAAGGAGGCACAGCAACTCGAGTCCTCCGGGCGCGATGTTATCCACATGGGGATCGGCGAGCCGGACTTCACCGCGCCGGAACCGGTGGTCGAGGCTGCCGCCGCCGCACTGCGGCGCGGCGTCACCCAGTACACGAGCGCGCTCGGCATCGCGCCGCTGCGCGAAGCGATCGCCGCGCACTATGCGCGCGCCTACGGCCTGACCATCGGCCCCGAGCGGATCGTCGTGACGGCCGGCGCGTCGGCCGCGCTGCTGCTCGCGTGTCTCGCGCTCGTCGGCCGCGACGACGAGGTGCTGATGCCCGACCCGTCGTATCCGTGCAACCGGCACTTCGTCGCGGCGGCCGAAGGCCGCCCGGTGCTCGTGCCGAGCGGCCCGGACGCGCGCTTCCAGCTGACCGCGGACGACGTCCGCACGCGCTGGAACGACCGCACGCGCGGCGTGCTGCTCGCATCGCCGTCGAATCCGACCGGTACGTCGCTCGAGCCCGACGAGATGAGGCAGATCGTCGAGGCCGTGCGCGCGCGCGGCGGCTTCACGATCGTCGACGAGATCTATCAGGGGCTCAGCTACGACGCGCCGCCCGTATCGGCGCTGTCGTTCGGCGACGACGTCGTCACCGTGAACAGCTTCTCGAAGTACTTCAGCATGACCGGCTGGCGGCTCGGCTGGCTCGTCGTGCCGCCGGCGCTGGTCGGCACGTTCGAGAAACTGTCGCAGAACCTGTTCATCTGTCCGTCCGCGCTCGCGCAGCACGCGGCGCTCGCCTGCTTCGAACCGGCCGCGCTCGACATCTACGAAGCGCGCCGCGTCGAATTCAAGCGCCGCCGCGACTTCATCGCGCCCGCCCTCGAACGGCTCGGCTTCACGGTGCCCGTGATGCCGGACGGTGCGTTCTATGTCTACGCGCACTGCGGCGGCGTCGCCCACCCGGCAGCCGGCGACAGCGCGGCGCTCACGCAGGCGATGCTGCACGACGCGGGCGTCGTGCTGGTACCGGGGATGGACTTCGGTGTGCATGCGCCGCGCGACTATATCCGGCTGTCCTATGCAACCGCCTACTCGCGCCTCGAAGAGGCCGTCGAGCGGCTCGCCACGCTGTTCGGGCAACGCTGA
- the nusB gene encoding transcription antitermination factor NusB: MKKSARRQSRELATQGLYQWLLSNASSGEIDAQLRGALGYDKADKALLDAILHGVIREHATLVEALTPSLDRPIDQLSPVERAVLLIATFELTHHVETPYRVIINEAVELAKTFGGSDGYKYVNGVLDKLAAKLRPAETQARRNG, translated from the coding sequence ATGAAGAAGAGCGCCCGCCGACAATCGCGCGAGCTGGCGACGCAGGGCCTGTATCAGTGGCTGCTGTCGAACGCGTCCTCCGGCGAGATCGACGCGCAACTGCGCGGCGCGCTCGGGTACGACAAGGCTGACAAGGCACTGCTCGACGCGATCCTGCATGGCGTGATCCGCGAGCACGCAACACTCGTCGAAGCGCTCACGCCGTCGCTCGACCGCCCGATCGACCAGTTGTCGCCGGTCGAGCGCGCGGTGCTGCTGATCGCCACGTTCGAGCTCACGCACCACGTCGAAACGCCGTATCGCGTGATCATCAACGAAGCGGTCGAGCTCGCCAAGACGTTCGGCGGCTCCGATGGCTACAAGTATGTCAACGGCGTGCTCGACAAGCTCGCCGCGAAGCTGCGCCCGGCCGAAACGCAGGCGCGCCGCAACGGCTGA
- the ribH gene encoding 6,7-dimethyl-8-ribityllumazine synthase produces the protein MEIGQYQPNLEGDGLRIGIVQSRFNEPVCNGLADACVEELERLGVTGEDVLLVSVPGALEIPLALQKLAESGQFDALIALGAVIRGETYHFELVSNESGAGITRIGLDFNLPIANAVLTTETDEQAVARMTEKGRDAARVAVEMANLTMALDQLGDDEDEDEEEDEDDEEERA, from the coding sequence ATGGAAATCGGACAATACCAACCGAATCTCGAAGGCGACGGCCTGCGTATCGGCATCGTGCAATCGCGCTTCAATGAGCCCGTGTGCAACGGCCTCGCCGACGCGTGCGTCGAAGAACTGGAACGCCTCGGCGTCACCGGCGAGGACGTCCTCCTCGTGTCGGTGCCCGGCGCGCTGGAAATCCCGCTCGCGCTGCAGAAGCTCGCCGAAAGCGGCCAGTTCGACGCGCTGATCGCGCTCGGCGCGGTGATCCGCGGCGAGACCTACCACTTCGAACTCGTGTCGAACGAAAGCGGTGCGGGCATCACGCGCATCGGCCTCGACTTCAACCTGCCGATCGCGAACGCGGTCCTGACGACCGAAACCGACGAGCAGGCCGTCGCGCGCATGACCGAAAAGGGTCGTGACGCCGCCCGCGTCGCGGTCGAGATGGCCAACCTGACGATGGCGCTCGACCAGCTCGGCGACGACGAGGACGAGGACGAAGAAGAGGACGAAGACGACGAAGAGGAGCGCGCATGA
- a CDS encoding lytic transglycosylase domain-containing protein, whose protein sequence is MNAWLSWRPSEQHAQFVRNVLRRGTRVSHHLFSVVGCCAVAVALALWLLPTVRGTLAAKLMPVVSAAVQAGPARLLTGHPLPNFAPAGAQPQQDDGPETDALAVGLDVAPDAAASNDASDVARSGPSPVALAKLIPTQRVPADARDDRALASNREQALVATYLSRRYRVAQEPLGQLVKAAFQTGHDVGLDPLLLLSVMAIESGFNPYAESGVGAQGLMQVMSKVHSDKFEYFGGTDTALQPLANLQVGALVLKDCIARGGSLANGLRLYNGSTNPDDTAYGAKVMAERSRLRDVSRGRSVPINAPQAPAQPAKPIVTAAVTAAAAGGAKRVHATLDAAQPLSAKTTAPKAPQQADASVDAVKQAHDDHSDLGA, encoded by the coding sequence ATGAACGCTTGGTTATCGTGGCGTCCCAGTGAGCAGCATGCGCAATTCGTGCGCAACGTGCTGCGTCGCGGGACGCGTGTCAGTCACCATCTATTCAGCGTTGTCGGTTGTTGCGCTGTTGCAGTCGCGCTCGCGCTGTGGCTGCTGCCGACCGTGCGCGGCACGCTTGCCGCGAAGCTGATGCCGGTCGTGTCCGCGGCCGTGCAGGCCGGGCCGGCCCGTCTGCTGACCGGCCACCCGCTGCCGAATTTCGCGCCCGCCGGCGCGCAGCCGCAGCAGGACGACGGCCCCGAAACGGATGCGCTGGCCGTCGGCCTCGACGTCGCGCCGGACGCCGCCGCATCGAACGATGCGTCGGACGTGGCCCGCAGCGGCCCGTCTCCCGTCGCGCTCGCGAAGCTGATCCCGACCCAGCGCGTGCCGGCCGATGCACGCGACGATCGTGCGCTCGCGTCGAACCGCGAACAGGCGCTGGTCGCGACCTATCTGTCGCGCCGCTATCGCGTCGCGCAGGAGCCGCTCGGCCAGCTGGTCAAGGCGGCGTTCCAGACCGGCCACGACGTCGGCCTCGATCCGCTGCTGCTGCTGTCGGTGATGGCGATTGAATCGGGCTTCAATCCGTACGCGGAAAGCGGCGTCGGCGCGCAGGGCCTGATGCAGGTCATGTCGAAGGTCCATTCCGACAAGTTCGAGTATTTCGGCGGCACCGACACCGCGCTGCAGCCGCTCGCGAACCTGCAGGTCGGCGCGCTCGTGCTGAAGGACTGCATCGCGCGCGGCGGCTCGCTCGCGAACGGCCTGCGGCTGTACAACGGCTCGACCAACCCCGACGACACCGCCTACGGCGCGAAGGTGATGGCCGAGCGCAGCCGCCTGCGCGACGTGTCGCGCGGCCGCAGCGTGCCGATCAATGCGCCGCAGGCGCCGGCGCAGCCGGCCAAGCCGATCGTCACCGCCGCGGTGACGGCAGCGGCCGCGGGCGGCGCGAAGCGCGTGCACGCGACGCTCGACGCCGCGCAGCCGCTGTCGGCGAAGACGACCGCGCCGAAGGCGCCGCAACAGGCCGACGCAAGCGTCGACGCGGTGAAGCAGGCACACGACGATCATTCGGATCTGGGCGCGTAA
- a CDS encoding UbiD family decarboxylase, whose amino-acid sequence MKYKDLRDFIQRLEALGELRRVTQPVSPVLEMTELCDRVLRAGGPALLFDAPTGHAFPVLGNLFGTPRRVALGMGVDAGDDAALDSLRDLGRLLSALKEPDPPKSLKDAGKLLSLAKAVWDMAPKSVSSPPCQEIVWEGADVDLHRLPIQTCWPGDAGPLVTWGLTVTRGPNKPRQNLGIYRQQLIGRNKLIMRWLAHRGGALDFREFTLRNPGKPYPVAVVLGADPATTLGAVTPVPDSLSEYQFAGLLRGSRTELAKCLTPGVDLQVPARAEIVLEGFIHPQQGAPAPAPAGAPPRPSSTYEHALEGPYGDHTGYYNEQEWFPVFTVERITMRRDAIYHSTYTGKPPDEPAILGVALNEVFVPLLQKQFAEITDFYLPPEGCSYRMAIVQMKKSYAGHAKRVMFGVWSFLRQFMYTKFIVVVDEDVNIRDWKEVIWAITTRVDPVRDTVMVDSTPIDYLDFASPVAGLGSKMGLDATNKWPGETNREWGRPIEMDAAVKARVDRLWQEIGL is encoded by the coding sequence ATGAAATACAAAGACTTACGCGATTTCATCCAGCGCCTCGAGGCGCTCGGCGAACTGCGGCGCGTCACGCAGCCCGTGTCGCCCGTGCTCGAAATGACCGAACTGTGCGATCGCGTGCTGCGCGCGGGCGGCCCGGCGCTGCTGTTCGATGCGCCGACCGGCCATGCGTTCCCGGTGCTCGGCAACCTGTTCGGCACGCCGCGCCGCGTCGCGCTCGGGATGGGCGTCGACGCGGGCGACGACGCCGCGCTCGACTCGCTGCGCGACCTCGGGCGCCTGCTGTCCGCGCTGAAGGAGCCCGATCCGCCGAAGAGCCTGAAGGACGCCGGCAAGCTGCTGTCGCTCGCGAAGGCGGTGTGGGACATGGCGCCGAAGTCGGTCTCGTCGCCGCCGTGCCAGGAGATCGTCTGGGAAGGCGCCGACGTCGACCTGCACAGGTTGCCGATCCAGACCTGCTGGCCCGGCGACGCGGGGCCGCTCGTCACATGGGGCCTGACGGTCACGCGCGGGCCGAACAAGCCGCGCCAGAACCTCGGCATCTACCGCCAGCAGCTGATCGGCCGCAACAAGCTGATCATGCGCTGGCTCGCGCATCGCGGCGGCGCGCTCGACTTCCGCGAATTCACGCTGCGCAATCCCGGCAAGCCGTATCCGGTCGCGGTCGTGCTCGGCGCCGATCCGGCGACCACGCTCGGCGCGGTGACGCCGGTGCCCGATTCGCTGTCCGAGTACCAGTTCGCCGGCCTGCTGCGCGGCAGCCGCACCGAGCTCGCGAAGTGCCTGACACCCGGCGTCGATCTGCAGGTTCCGGCGCGCGCGGAAATCGTCCTCGAAGGCTTCATCCATCCGCAGCAGGGCGCGCCCGCACCGGCGCCGGCCGGCGCACCGCCGCGCCCTTCGAGCACGTACGAGCACGCGCTCGAAGGGCCGTACGGCGACCACACGGGCTACTACAACGAGCAGGAGTGGTTCCCGGTTTTCACGGTCGAGCGCATCACGATGCGCCGCGACGCGATCTACCACTCGACCTACACCGGCAAGCCGCCCGACGAGCCGGCAATCCTCGGCGTCGCGCTCAACGAGGTGTTCGTGCCGCTGCTGCAGAAGCAGTTCGCGGAGATCACCGACTTCTACCTGCCGCCCGAAGGCTGCAGCTACCGGATGGCGATCGTCCAGATGAAGAAGAGCTACGCGGGCCACGCGAAGCGCGTGATGTTCGGCGTGTGGAGCTTCCTGCGGCAGTTCATGTACACGAAGTTCATCGTCGTCGTCGACGAGGACGTGAACATCCGCGACTGGAAGGAGGTGATCTGGGCGATCACGACGCGCGTCGACCCGGTGCGCGACACCGTGATGGTCGACAGCACGCCGATCGACTATCTCGACTTCGCGTCGCCCGTCGCGGGCCTCGGCTCGAAGATGGGGCTCGACGCGACCAACAAGTGGCCCGGCGAGACGAATCGCGAATGGGGCCGGCCGATCGAGATGGACGCGGCCGTGAAGGCGCGCGTCGACCGGCTGTGGCAGGAGATCGGCCTGTAA
- a CDS encoding DUF1993 domain-containing protein — MSISMYQASLPVLIRGLTNLQHILGKAQAHAAEKQIDPSVFAGARLYPDMLPLVRQVYIATDTAKGCAARLAGVEIPSYPDVEQTFDELHARIQKTIDYLKSFDAAQIDGSEARQIVLKMRVGPIEFTGQSYLLNFVLPNFFFHVTTAYDILRHNGVELGKLDYLGGRNEHA, encoded by the coding sequence ATGTCCATCTCGATGTACCAGGCCTCGCTGCCCGTGCTGATCCGTGGCCTGACCAACCTGCAGCACATCCTCGGCAAGGCGCAGGCACATGCGGCCGAAAAACAGATCGACCCGTCGGTGTTCGCCGGCGCGCGCCTCTATCCGGACATGCTGCCGCTCGTGCGCCAGGTGTACATCGCGACCGACACGGCCAAGGGCTGCGCCGCGCGGCTCGCCGGCGTCGAGATCCCGAGCTATCCCGACGTCGAGCAGACCTTCGACGAACTGCATGCGCGCATCCAGAAGACGATCGACTACCTGAAAAGCTTCGACGCCGCGCAGATCGACGGCAGCGAAGCGCGCCAGATCGTGCTCAAGATGCGCGTCGGCCCGATCGAATTCACCGGGCAGTCGTACCTGCTGAACTTCGTGCTGCCCAATTTCTTCTTCCACGTCACGACCGCGTACGACATCCTGCGTCACAACGGCGTCGAGCTCGGCAAGCTCGACTACCTCGGCGGCCGCAACGAGCACGCGTGA